Proteins co-encoded in one Streptomyces sp. NBC_01571 genomic window:
- a CDS encoding TetR/AcrR family transcriptional regulator produces the protein MAGRKQFDVDEALRRAMHVFWRWGYSEASIDRLTEGTGLGRGSLYGTFGDKSALFRKSLQRYAQTYHPLYEQALSGPHPSPSAVVAAFLQVALNRIADPTVPDGCLLTVSATQFPALDAEGQATVRAMIDGLRAMLEQALLAAGTGEQEVAELALCTLATNKSLAVLSRAGFSGEDLATVAAAAAKNAKVLPNRPADPSGPR, from the coding sequence ATGGCAGGCCGCAAGCAATTCGACGTGGACGAGGCGCTACGACGTGCGATGCACGTCTTCTGGCGCTGGGGTTATTCGGAGGCCTCGATCGATCGCCTGACCGAGGGCACGGGCCTGGGCCGGGGCTCGCTCTACGGCACCTTCGGCGACAAGAGCGCCCTCTTCCGGAAAAGCCTCCAACGGTACGCTCAGACCTACCACCCGCTGTACGAGCAGGCACTGTCCGGCCCCCACCCGAGCCCGAGCGCCGTTGTGGCCGCCTTCCTGCAGGTCGCCCTGAACCGCATCGCCGACCCGACGGTCCCGGATGGCTGCCTGCTCACGGTGTCGGCAACGCAGTTCCCGGCCCTCGACGCGGAGGGTCAGGCGACGGTCCGCGCCATGATCGACGGTTTGCGGGCGATGCTGGAGCAGGCGTTGCTGGCGGCGGGGACCGGTGAGCAGGAGGTGGCAGAGCTGGCGTTGTGCACGCTGGCGACGAACAAATCTCTGGCGGTGCTGAGCCGCGCCGGCTTTTCGGGCGAAGACCTGGCAACCGTCGCGGCAGCCGCCGCCAAGAATGCCAAGGTTCTGCCGAATCGACCGGCCGATCCGTCGGGGCCGCGATAG
- a CDS encoding long-chain fatty acid--CoA ligase, translating into MDGLMQARPLTIAHLFERAETLFAHKRVIDADGDSLVYREWAKRVRRLVTVLAGLGVPAGARVATLAANHRRHLEVYAAAPISKRVLHTLNIRLSSDHLTYIIEHADDDIVFLDRRHLPLVEDCLDRLPGVRHWVVFPDGTGGELPPDSRFHDYDDLIAGAEPYEGSFEASFTSAEENLAAGLCYTSGTTGRPKGVLYSHRSTVLHCLGTMAAGLIGINERDVVLPIVPMFHANAWGLPYGSLMAGADLVLPGPSADRRHLADLMERHRVTLAAAVPTIWTDLLPELAGRNLQSIRLLLGGGSMVTPELSAAYEDAVGVPITHSWGMTEVSPVGAIGGLRSHHDGLDDDVRDAVRAAQGQPIPLVNLRIVCLESGEQMPHDGKAVGELQVTGPWVARGYYGGEGADNLTMDGWLRTGDLATVDEHGYLRLVDRMKDLIKSGGEWISSVELEAAIATHPHIEQVAVVARDDPRWVERPVAFVVLRAGTTTSVEQLREHVSHQVASWWLPDEFIVLKTIPTTGTGKLSKEALRRLLRSP; encoded by the coding sequence ATGGACGGGCTCATGCAGGCAAGACCACTGACGATCGCACACCTCTTCGAGCGGGCTGAGACACTGTTCGCGCACAAGCGCGTCATCGATGCCGACGGGGATAGCCTCGTCTACCGCGAGTGGGCAAAGCGGGTACGTCGCCTGGTCACCGTGCTGGCCGGACTGGGTGTTCCGGCGGGAGCACGGGTGGCTACCTTGGCAGCAAACCACCGTAGGCACCTGGAGGTCTACGCCGCGGCGCCGATCAGTAAGAGAGTCCTCCACACGCTCAACATCCGACTTTCGTCAGATCACCTCACGTACATCATCGAACACGCCGACGACGACATCGTGTTCCTCGACCGGCGGCATCTGCCGTTGGTTGAGGATTGCCTCGACCGGCTGCCTGGAGTACGACATTGGGTGGTGTTCCCCGACGGCACGGGTGGCGAGCTGCCACCGGACTCCCGATTCCATGACTACGACGACCTGATCGCCGGCGCCGAGCCGTACGAGGGTTCCTTCGAGGCCTCCTTCACTAGCGCGGAGGAGAACCTGGCTGCCGGCTTGTGCTACACATCCGGGACGACCGGCCGACCTAAAGGTGTCCTCTACAGCCACCGGTCGACCGTCCTGCACTGCCTCGGGACCATGGCGGCCGGGCTCATCGGTATCAACGAGCGCGACGTGGTCCTGCCGATCGTCCCGATGTTCCACGCCAATGCATGGGGACTTCCGTACGGCTCGCTGATGGCCGGAGCCGACCTCGTACTGCCCGGTCCCTCAGCCGATCGCAGGCACCTGGCCGATCTGATGGAGCGGCACCGGGTCACGCTGGCAGCCGCGGTCCCGACCATCTGGACTGATCTGCTCCCGGAGCTGGCGGGCCGTAACCTGCAATCGATCCGTCTCCTCCTCGGCGGCGGATCGATGGTCACTCCGGAACTGTCCGCGGCGTATGAAGACGCAGTCGGAGTTCCCATCACGCACTCCTGGGGGATGACGGAGGTCAGTCCGGTCGGTGCTATCGGAGGGTTGCGCAGCCATCACGATGGCCTCGACGATGATGTGCGCGACGCCGTCAGAGCGGCACAGGGGCAGCCGATCCCTTTGGTGAACCTGCGCATCGTCTGCCTCGAGTCCGGTGAGCAGATGCCACACGACGGGAAGGCTGTAGGCGAGCTCCAGGTCACGGGGCCCTGGGTGGCACGGGGCTACTACGGAGGCGAGGGGGCTGACAACCTCACCATGGACGGCTGGTTGCGCACCGGCGACCTTGCCACCGTCGATGAGCACGGCTACCTACGACTTGTCGACCGGATGAAGGACCTGATCAAGTCCGGTGGTGAGTGGATCTCCTCGGTCGAGCTGGAGGCAGCAATCGCCACGCACCCGCACATCGAACAGGTTGCCGTCGTCGCACGGGACGATCCGCGATGGGTCGAGCGCCCCGTCGCCTTCGTCGTCCTCCGCGCAGGCACGACCACGAGTGTGGAGCAACTACGCGAACACGTCTCGCACCAGGTGGCCTCATGGTGGCTGCCGGACGAGTTCATCGTCCTCAAGACCATCCCCACGACTGGAACGGGCAAACTGTCCAAAGAGGCATTGCGGCGGTTGCTGCGTTCTCCGTGA
- a CDS encoding potassium channel family protein, translated as MNGLWIALGFVVLLVVFSDIFLATMNYREKAFLHPSVCALAWMGMRRVFCRLPEVARRRAFQQVIGIQILLVLLVWLVGTVLGYGLIFFGAMNSFEVSGPGLEPGLSAAFYYSFAQLATVGSSQLTPASDVLRVLSIMVTFSGLAGVGLVIAFLLENFQVLRDLSRLSAIFSNLTPATATSDTPVRCVALYYPRGRPVGLDNHLLALYEAFTSYSDGLQRHHLVYWARCPDGASSLAYPLHVLGGVIGALRWGLPSGTPGSDHPLLYQLENAFEKFIVFLTKSKGWSLGQAPNAVDMDSFAAVTAGRETPDIWLARFLSLENNMAAVARIAGVKDLHGSYARYREWLPFAYQAQRITEAVSRDLDNQPFPIR; from the coding sequence GTGAACGGGCTGTGGATTGCCCTCGGATTTGTGGTCCTGCTGGTAGTATTCAGCGATATTTTCCTGGCTACGATGAATTACAGAGAGAAGGCATTCCTGCATCCGTCAGTGTGCGCGCTGGCGTGGATGGGGATGCGGCGAGTTTTCTGTAGGCTGCCGGAAGTTGCGCGGAGAAGAGCGTTCCAGCAGGTCATCGGAATCCAGATCCTGCTCGTGCTGCTGGTCTGGCTTGTCGGAACCGTCCTCGGTTACGGGCTGATCTTCTTTGGCGCGATGAATAGCTTCGAGGTCAGTGGACCTGGGCTAGAACCGGGACTGTCCGCAGCGTTCTATTACAGCTTTGCCCAGCTGGCCACCGTCGGCAGCAGTCAGCTTACGCCCGCCAGCGATGTGCTGCGGGTGCTCAGCATTATGGTCACCTTCAGCGGACTGGCCGGGGTTGGCCTGGTCATCGCGTTCCTGCTGGAAAACTTCCAGGTCCTTCGTGACCTGTCTAGGCTGTCTGCGATCTTCTCCAACCTCACACCGGCGACTGCAACCTCGGATACCCCGGTCAGGTGTGTGGCCCTGTATTACCCCCGCGGGCGTCCCGTCGGCCTGGATAACCATCTCCTGGCGCTCTATGAGGCTTTCACCTCTTATAGCGACGGGTTGCAACGCCACCACCTGGTGTACTGGGCCAGATGCCCAGATGGAGCGTCCTCCCTGGCCTACCCGCTGCACGTGCTCGGTGGAGTAATCGGCGCCCTTCGCTGGGGTCTTCCCTCCGGAACTCCGGGCTCTGACCATCCGCTCCTGTACCAACTGGAGAATGCCTTCGAAAAGTTCATTGTTTTCCTCACCAAGAGCAAAGGCTGGTCGCTGGGTCAGGCCCCGAATGCCGTCGACATGGACAGCTTTGCCGCCGTGACAGCCGGCAGGGAAACACCAGATATCTGGCTTGCACGGTTCCTTAGTCTCGAGAACAACATGGCTGCAGTTGCTCGAATTGCTGGCGTGAAGGATCTGCACGGTTCCTACGCGCGTTACAGAGAGTGGCTTCCCTTCGCATATCAGGCTCAGCGGATCACTGAGGCCGTGAGCCGCGACCTCGACAATCAGCCCTTTCCCATCCGCTAA
- a CDS encoding MFS transporter, translated as MTEQHTIPDDTDRTHAVASRKAALHLLPILCFVYFMAFVDRTNVGLAKTSLDADVGIGVAAYGTGTGIFFLSYALLEVPSNLIMYRVGPRRWITRIAVTWGALCACMMFVQNELSFYIVRLLLGAAEAGLYPALMYIITIWFSQKQRVTMVGILYLAVCAGLALASLFRLGTAAGGAEMRKCLPDLGR; from the coding sequence ATGACAGAGCAGCACACCATCCCAGATGACACCGATCGCACCCATGCGGTTGCCAGCCGCAAGGCTGCGCTGCACCTCTTGCCGATCTTGTGCTTCGTCTACTTCATGGCGTTCGTGGACCGCACCAACGTCGGCCTGGCCAAGACCTCGCTCGACGCTGACGTGGGCATCGGCGTCGCTGCATACGGCACCGGCACAGGCATCTTCTTCCTGAGCTACGCGCTCCTCGAGGTGCCCAGCAACCTGATCATGTACCGCGTGGGTCCGCGGCGGTGGATCACTCGCATTGCCGTGACCTGGGGTGCTCTCTGCGCCTGCATGATGTTCGTGCAGAACGAGCTTTCTTTCTACATCGTCCGGCTCCTCCTGGGAGCCGCCGAGGCCGGCCTGTACCCGGCTCTCATGTACATCATCACCATCTGGTTCTCGCAGAAGCAGCGGGTGACGATGGTCGGGATCCTCTACCTAGCCGTCTGCGCCGGCCTGGCCCTAGCCTCGCTGTTTCGCTTGGGTACGGCGGCTGGTGGGGCGGAAATGCGAAAGTGCCTTCCTGACCTGGGACGATGA
- a CDS encoding MBL fold metallo-hydrolase, translated as MSIELMSTAQAEFDHGELYFVGNATTVIRYAGFSILTDPAFLHAGEHVHLGHGMYARREVEPACQISELPPIDLIVLSHHHGDHFDDVAARELDKDLPIVTNEHAVGRLREQGFLRGYALDTWESQDVVKGDARLRITSMPGKHAPDQIAGMLPPVMGSMLDFSLGEERKFRLYISGDTLLHERLYDIPRWYPGIDLAMVHAGGTTLMGIVVTMTGEDAVRVVEIVEPRTAIPIHYNDFSVFLSGLEDFQRAAEQTRTPAEFHYVSHGDTYRFRPAQ; from the coding sequence ATGAGTATTGAATTGATGAGCACAGCGCAGGCAGAATTCGATCATGGCGAGTTGTACTTCGTCGGCAATGCCACGACGGTGATCCGTTACGCTGGGTTCTCGATCCTTACCGACCCGGCCTTTCTCCATGCTGGCGAACATGTACACCTCGGGCATGGCATGTACGCGCGCCGTGAGGTCGAACCGGCATGCCAGATCAGTGAGTTGCCTCCTATAGATCTGATCGTTCTGTCGCACCATCATGGCGACCACTTCGATGACGTGGCGGCGCGAGAGTTGGACAAGGATCTGCCGATCGTCACCAACGAGCACGCGGTGGGTCGCTTGCGCGAGCAGGGGTTCCTTCGTGGATACGCTCTCGACACTTGGGAGTCGCAAGATGTGGTCAAAGGTGATGCCCGTCTCCGGATAACTTCGATGCCGGGAAAGCATGCGCCAGACCAGATCGCAGGGATGCTCCCGCCAGTGATGGGAAGCATGCTGGACTTCAGTTTGGGTGAGGAGCGTAAATTCCGCCTCTACATCAGCGGGGACACGCTGCTGCACGAGCGGTTGTATGACATCCCTCGCTGGTATCCGGGCATCGATCTTGCGATGGTGCACGCGGGCGGTACAACCCTGATGGGTATTGTGGTTACCATGACGGGAGAAGACGCGGTGCGTGTCGTCGAGATTGTCGAGCCGAGGACTGCGATCCCGATTCATTATAATGATTTTTCAGTTTTCCTATCAGGGCTTGAAGATTTCCAGCGTGCCGCCGAACAGACGAGGACGCCAGCCGAGTTTCACTACGTAAGTCACGGTGACACGTACCGTTTCCGCCCAGCGCAGTGA
- a CDS encoding alpha/beta fold hydrolase, producing the protein MTSLRSLRLPDGFLDVFTSRLVEVNGLRLHTVTGGDGPALLLIGGWPQTWYAWRQVMPALARQHTVVAVDSRGSGLSDKPDDGYDAGTLSADLVALMAALGHDRFDVVGHDIGTWTGYALAADHPERVGRLAIVEAVIPGLTPSPPFFGPAAVNLKLWQFGFNRLTDLNEELVRGRERLFFGYQFAKKAATPDAIPAYAVDVYVDAITADPRALRASFAYYRALDETIAQNEQRSKTRLTLPVLALGGALWSGANAAQTMRLAADDVTGVVLDDCGHYPAEEQPARFVEILEDFLAANR; encoded by the coding sequence ATGACAAGCTTGCGTTCGCTGCGACTGCCTGACGGATTCCTTGACGTCTTCACCAGCCGGCTCGTGGAGGTGAACGGGCTGCGGCTGCACACGGTCACCGGTGGGGACGGCCCGGCGCTGCTGCTGATCGGCGGGTGGCCCCAGACCTGGTACGCCTGGCGGCAGGTGATGCCCGCGCTCGCCCGCCAGCACACCGTCGTCGCCGTCGACTCACGCGGGTCCGGGCTCTCCGACAAGCCCGACGACGGTTACGACGCCGGCACGCTGTCCGCCGACCTGGTCGCGTTGATGGCCGCGCTCGGGCACGACCGGTTCGACGTGGTCGGCCACGACATCGGTACGTGGACCGGATATGCCCTCGCCGCCGATCACCCCGAGCGAGTGGGCCGCCTCGCCATCGTCGAAGCAGTGATCCCCGGTCTCACGCCGTCCCCGCCGTTCTTCGGCCCGGCCGCGGTCAACCTGAAGCTCTGGCAGTTCGGCTTCAACCGGCTCACCGACCTCAACGAGGAACTGGTCCGGGGACGGGAGCGGCTCTTCTTCGGTTACCAGTTCGCCAAGAAGGCAGCCACCCCGGACGCGATACCCGCGTACGCCGTCGACGTCTACGTCGACGCGATCACCGCGGATCCTCGCGCGCTGCGGGCGAGCTTCGCGTACTACCGGGCGCTGGATGAGACGATCGCGCAGAACGAGCAGCGCAGCAAGACCCGGCTGACGCTGCCGGTGCTCGCCCTCGGCGGCGCGCTGTGGAGCGGTGCGAATGCCGCCCAGACGATGCGGCTGGCGGCCGACGACGTCACGGGGGTCGTCCTCGACGACTGCGGCCACTACCCAGCCGAGGAGCAGCCGGCGCGGTTTGTCGAGATCCTGGAGGACTTCCTCGCGGCCAACCGGTAG
- a CDS encoding NAD(P)/FAD-dependent oxidoreductase, whose product MTGIVERFDLLVVGGGKAGKTLAMDTARSGKSVVMVERDMIGGSCINVACIPTKALVSSARTLRSLRHAGQVGVEVEAPRVTSESLLEHKVGVVEGMVAINHKQFLDSGMDLVLGQAHFVAPGTVEVALSGGGTRTLSGAQTVINTGTRPFIPPIPGLSEAGYLTSDSLLDLERLPQHLVIIGGGAIGLEFAQMFVTFGTQVTLVEAGNRLLPREDEDIARSVTELLTRDGIRIVTGVSVSEIRRNHGNVHVTLSEGSSLEGDALLVATGRAPVTSDLNLSAAGVDVDDKGYVATDERLATSAPGIWAAGDVAGSPQFTHVSLDDYRILKENLAGGSRSTKDRLIPYTIFLTPELARVGLTEEQARAAGHDVRIAKLPVAAIPRARTMRETDGLWKAVIDRRTDRILGVSLLGPEAGETLTTVQTAILADMPYTALRDMIITHPTMTEGLNLLFAAVKD is encoded by the coding sequence ATGACTGGCATTGTCGAACGATTCGATCTCCTGGTCGTAGGTGGTGGAAAGGCGGGCAAGACGCTCGCCATGGACACCGCCAGGAGCGGCAAATCTGTCGTCATGGTCGAGCGAGACATGATCGGTGGTTCCTGCATTAATGTGGCGTGCATCCCTACCAAGGCACTGGTGAGCAGTGCCCGCACACTCAGGTCCCTGCGCCATGCCGGCCAGGTGGGGGTCGAGGTCGAGGCTCCGCGGGTGACCTCCGAGAGTCTCCTGGAGCACAAGGTCGGCGTGGTTGAGGGCATGGTTGCCATCAATCACAAGCAGTTTCTCGACTCGGGGATGGACCTCGTCCTCGGCCAGGCCCATTTCGTCGCCCCGGGCACCGTGGAGGTGGCTCTCAGCGGGGGAGGGACCCGCACTCTCAGCGGGGCGCAGACCGTGATCAATACTGGAACCCGCCCGTTCATCCCGCCGATTCCCGGCTTGTCGGAGGCGGGCTATCTGACCAGCGACTCGCTACTCGACTTGGAGCGGCTTCCTCAGCACCTGGTCATCATCGGCGGGGGGGCCATCGGCCTCGAGTTCGCCCAGATGTTCGTCACCTTCGGTACACAAGTGACGCTCGTCGAGGCAGGGAACCGACTCCTGCCCCGCGAGGACGAGGACATCGCACGTAGCGTGACCGAACTCCTTACCCGTGACGGCATCCGTATCGTGACAGGTGTATCCGTCTCGGAGATTCGCCGGAACCACGGAAACGTGCACGTCACCCTGAGTGAAGGCTCCTCGCTCGAAGGAGACGCCCTCCTCGTGGCAACGGGACGCGCGCCTGTCACCTCCGACCTCAATCTGTCCGCCGCCGGCGTGGACGTAGACGACAAGGGCTACGTCGCGACGGACGAACGACTGGCCACCTCCGCCCCAGGAATCTGGGCTGCCGGGGACGTGGCAGGGAGCCCTCAGTTCACGCATGTCTCACTGGACGACTACCGCATCCTGAAGGAGAACCTTGCGGGCGGCTCGCGCAGCACCAAGGACCGGCTCATCCCATACACGATCTTCCTGACACCCGAGCTGGCCCGCGTGGGCCTCACCGAGGAGCAGGCGCGGGCCGCGGGGCACGACGTCCGCATCGCCAAACTCCCTGTCGCCGCCATTCCGCGCGCTCGCACCATGCGGGAGACGGACGGCCTCTGGAAAGCGGTCATCGACCGGCGCACGGACCGCATTCTAGGAGTCTCCCTGCTGGGGCCAGAAGCCGGGGAAACCCTCACCACAGTGCAGACGGCCATTTTGGCCGACATGCCTTATACCGCGCTGCGAGACATGATCATTACTCACCCGACCATGACGGAGGGACTCAATCTCCTGTTCGCCGCCGTGAAGGACTGA
- a CDS encoding IS701 family transposase, translating into MDRIAGRFARVEPRRRIRHLVLGLLADLPRKNCWTIAEWAGEATPDAMQHLLSRAKWDADAVRDDLRDYVVEHLHDDQAVLVVDETGDVKKGIHTVGVQRQYTGTAGRIENAQVAVYLAYAGQHGHAALDRELYIPRSWTDQPDRCQAGGLYPDTAFVTKPELAARMITRFLDSGHRAPWVAGDEVYGGNPTLRAALEDRATGYVLAVARTHEVITGAGKFRADILAKKLPNRAWQKLSAGAGAKGHRFYDWAHIDLPSIAPGHRHLLIRRNRTTGELAYYRCYSPESVPLTALVRVAGSRWRVEETFQSGKGLAGLDEHQLRRYTSWSRWVTLAMLAHAFLAVVRADEHRLRPGPDDLIPLTCNEIQRLFIPLVARPVHEAGHWLRWSHWRRRHQARSQASHYRRQAATQA; encoded by the coding sequence ATGGACCGCATTGCAGGCCGGTTTGCCCGGGTCGAACCCCGTCGCCGAATACGGCACCTGGTGCTGGGACTGCTCGCGGACCTCCCGCGGAAGAACTGCTGGACCATCGCCGAATGGGCCGGGGAGGCGACTCCGGACGCCATGCAGCACCTGCTGAGCCGCGCCAAGTGGGACGCCGACGCCGTCCGTGACGACCTGCGCGACTACGTCGTCGAGCACCTGCACGACGACCAGGCAGTACTCGTGGTCGACGAGACCGGTGACGTGAAGAAGGGCATCCACACAGTCGGCGTCCAGCGCCAATACACCGGCACCGCGGGCAGAATCGAAAACGCCCAAGTCGCCGTCTACCTCGCCTACGCAGGCCAGCACGGACACGCCGCACTGGACCGAGAGCTCTACATCCCACGCTCGTGGACCGACCAGCCCGACCGCTGCCAGGCCGGCGGACTCTACCCGGACACCGCGTTCGTCACCAAGCCCGAACTGGCCGCCCGCATGATCACCCGTTTCCTGGACTCCGGACACCGCGCCCCCTGGGTGGCCGGAGACGAGGTCTACGGCGGCAACCCCACACTCCGCGCCGCCCTGGAGGACCGCGCCACCGGATACGTCCTCGCGGTGGCCCGCACTCACGAGGTCATCACCGGGGCCGGCAAGTTCCGCGCGGACATCCTGGCCAAGAAGCTCCCCAATCGGGCCTGGCAGAAGCTGTCCGCCGGAGCCGGAGCCAAGGGACACCGCTTCTACGACTGGGCCCACATTGACCTGCCCAGCATCGCGCCCGGCCACCGCCATCTGCTGATCCGCCGCAACCGCACCACCGGCGAACTCGCCTACTACCGCTGCTACTCACCCGAATCGGTACCGCTGACAGCCCTGGTGCGGGTCGCTGGATCCAGGTGGAGGGTCGAAGAGACGTTCCAGTCCGGAAAGGGCCTGGCTGGCCTGGACGAACATCAACTCCGCCGCTACACGTCCTGGTCCCGCTGGGTCACCCTCGCCATGCTCGCCCATGCCTTCCTGGCCGTCGTCCGTGCCGACGAGCACCGTCTCCGCCCTGGCCCCGACGACCTGATACCGCTGACCTGCAACGAGATCCAGCGGCTCTTCATCCCCCTTGTCGCCCGACCCGTCCACGAGGCCGGTCATTGGCTCCGCTGGTCCCACTGGAGGCGTCGTCATCAAGCCCGCTCCCAGGCCAGCCACTACAGACGCCAAGCCGCGACCCAAGCATGA
- a CDS encoding TetR/AcrR family transcriptional regulator, whose product MPLKPARQLPAERLLKAASELFLRQGIRAVGIDRILAEANTARASLYQTYGSKDALVVAYMEQCDERDRAAFQQAVRGESDPISRILMIFDLDARTAPRNEFRGCSYGNAVTEFPERDHPVHTVVDRHRKWILDAWTRDLAALGVPQPAKTAEELLLLHDGGLRGSQFSRSVKPIRQAKDMAAELIARQLQANSE is encoded by the coding sequence ATGCCCCTCAAGCCTGCCCGACAGCTGCCAGCGGAGCGCCTGCTCAAGGCGGCCTCCGAACTCTTCCTGAGGCAAGGAATCCGCGCAGTCGGCATCGACCGGATCCTCGCTGAAGCGAACACGGCCAGGGCAAGCCTGTACCAGACCTACGGATCAAAGGACGCCCTTGTCGTCGCCTACATGGAACAGTGCGACGAACGGGATCGCGCCGCCTTCCAACAGGCCGTTCGCGGCGAGTCCGACCCGATCTCGAGGATCCTGATGATCTTCGACCTGGACGCGCGTACCGCCCCCCGCAACGAGTTCCGAGGCTGCTCCTATGGCAACGCGGTGACCGAATTCCCGGAGCGCGACCATCCCGTTCACACGGTGGTCGACCGCCACCGCAAATGGATACTCGACGCATGGACCCGGGATCTCGCAGCTCTGGGCGTACCCCAACCAGCCAAGACGGCCGAAGAATTGCTGCTGCTTCACGACGGCGGCCTTCGGGGATCTCAGTTCAGCAGGTCGGTGAAGCCCATCCGCCAGGCGAAGGACATGGCGGCGGAACTCATCGCCCGCCAACTCCAGGCTAACTCTGAGTAG
- a CDS encoding GAF domain-containing protein has product MSDRVNANIRPGRERELASLYATARSLTALGDVDDVLDSIVRHAHDLIGTDFTYLSLLDDAGELSIRASEGTISAAFRSAHIPPGTGIGGKVIESHAAHWVGDYLRAHNVQHDPAFDAVVGNEGLVALLGVPLLVRERVIGALFAAHRSERRFRADEIALLSAFADHAAIALDNARLYEESRRALAELRSAYRTIEEQVAVMERAQSLHEALTGVVLAGGGPQVVASELAAQMGGKVVILDRNGDLLARGGTHESSGKEPEGGVLAEVIERARSTGRAATTTEGGRRHSAATIRAGDSVLGTVLWSQHQKPSAMDVRGLELASHVVGLLILKDTAAADAAERLSGELLTELIVASPHVSVTQRTRVRSRGIDLNALNVLVIAEAHNASARELVRHLHVIARQEAGLAGEHLGHATLIAAAQDAEGFARTVQQRLRTELGRPVMAICERVTGHDWARAFSRATRCMAVARHLGWSDNGAATDRFALYALAFDVDRKVELDRFLADSIGPLLAYDASRSTELVATLDAYFQNDGNLRRTADGLQVHLNTLIKRLDRISTVLGDDWRATDDLPLRLAVRLERLRQAAQSCRV; this is encoded by the coding sequence ATGAGCGATCGAGTAAACGCGAATATCCGCCCGGGCCGCGAGCGTGAGCTCGCATCGCTGTATGCGACGGCGAGATCCCTGACCGCCCTGGGTGATGTCGATGACGTGCTGGACTCCATCGTCCGGCACGCGCACGACCTAATCGGCACGGATTTCACCTATCTGTCCCTGCTCGACGACGCCGGCGAGCTGAGCATCAGGGCCAGCGAAGGCACTATCTCGGCCGCGTTCCGGTCCGCTCACATCCCGCCGGGCACCGGAATCGGCGGCAAAGTGATCGAGTCGCACGCCGCCCACTGGGTCGGCGACTACCTCAGGGCCCACAATGTGCAGCACGATCCCGCTTTCGACGCGGTCGTCGGCAACGAGGGCTTGGTTGCGCTGCTCGGAGTCCCTCTCCTCGTGAGGGAGCGGGTGATCGGGGCCCTCTTCGCCGCCCACCGCAGCGAACGCCGGTTCCGTGCCGACGAAATTGCTCTCCTGAGCGCGTTTGCCGACCACGCGGCGATCGCCCTCGACAACGCCAGGCTCTACGAGGAGAGCCGCCGCGCGCTCGCCGAGCTGCGATCGGCCTATCGGACCATCGAGGAACAGGTGGCCGTCATGGAGCGGGCCCAGTCGCTGCACGAGGCGCTGACCGGAGTCGTCCTCGCCGGCGGCGGGCCACAGGTAGTGGCCTCCGAGCTCGCCGCACAAATGGGGGGCAAGGTCGTCATCCTCGACCGAAACGGAGATCTCCTCGCCCGTGGCGGTACCCACGAGTCCTCCGGCAAAGAGCCGGAAGGCGGCGTACTCGCCGAGGTGATCGAGCGGGCACGCAGCACAGGTCGTGCAGCCACTACGACGGAAGGCGGCCGACGGCACAGCGCCGCGACCATCCGAGCAGGGGACAGCGTCCTGGGCACTGTGCTGTGGAGCCAGCACCAAAAACCTTCTGCCATGGATGTGCGGGGTCTCGAACTCGCATCGCACGTCGTCGGACTGCTGATCCTCAAGGACACCGCTGCCGCCGACGCGGCCGAGCGGCTCAGCGGCGAACTCCTCACCGAGCTGATCGTCGCCAGTCCCCACGTGAGCGTGACGCAGCGGACGCGGGTCCGCTCCCGTGGCATCGACCTCAATGCTCTCAACGTTCTGGTCATCGCCGAGGCTCACAACGCCTCGGCCAGAGAGCTTGTCCGACACTTGCACGTGATCGCCCGGCAGGAGGCCGGACTGGCGGGCGAGCACCTGGGCCACGCCACGCTCATCGCTGCCGCTCAGGACGCCGAAGGATTCGCTCGCACCGTCCAGCAGCGACTCCGCACGGAACTCGGTCGTCCCGTCATGGCAATCTGTGAACGCGTTACCGGCCACGACTGGGCGCGTGCGTTCTCACGTGCCACACGCTGCATGGCGGTCGCCCGACACCTCGGGTGGTCCGACAACGGGGCCGCGACAGACAGGTTCGCCCTCTACGCACTCGCCTTCGACGTTGACCGCAAGGTCGAGCTCGACCGCTTCCTCGCGGATTCGATCGGCCCCCTCCTCGCCTACGACGCGAGCCGGTCGACCGAACTGGTCGCCACCTTGGACGCCTACTTCCAAAATGACGGCAACCTGCGCCGTACCGCGGACGGCCTCCAGGTGCACCTGAACACCCTGATCAAGCGCCTCGACCGCATCTCGACGGTCCTCGGCGACGACTGGCGGGCCACTGACGACCTGCCTCTGCGGCTGGCCGTCCGCCTGGAGCGGCTACGGCAAGCCGCGCAGTCCTGCCGCGTGTAA